One window of the Periophthalmus magnuspinnatus isolate fPerMag1 chromosome 6, fPerMag1.2.pri, whole genome shotgun sequence genome contains the following:
- the cpa5 gene encoding carboxypeptidase A5, which translates to MRTVLFLTALVCAALAKDTFHGHQVLRIQAKDETQLSLIKELEQMFEQLDFWRDVSDVSTPVDIRVPAETLDQVKEYLDSWEIGFETMIEDLQAMLDEEQEEMESAARFGEARNTDSFDYARYHPISDLYNFQDMLVAENPNLVSKIVIGQSYEGRPLNVLKFSTGGTNRPAIWIDTGIHSREWVTQASGTWFAKKIVEDYGKEPVLTSILNKMDILLEIVTNPDGYAYTHSSNRMWRKTRKPNPGSSCVGVDPNRNWDAGFGGPGASANPCSETYRGPSAHSESEVKAIVDYVQKHGNIKEFISIHAYSQMLMYPYGYTYTPVKDQAELHALAEKAVSALTAVYGTRYRYGSIINVIYQASGGTIDWTYNQGIKYSYTFELRDTGRYGFILPANQIIPTAVETWEALLVLMSHAKNNS; encoded by the exons atGAGGACTGTGCTGTTTCTTACTGCGCTGGTGTGCGCCGCTCTGGCCAAAGACACCTTCCACGG TCACCAGGTTCTAAGAATCCAGGCCAAAGATGAGACTCAGTTGTCTCTGATCAAGGAGCTGGAGCAGATGTTTGAACAG CTGGACTTCTGGAGAGACGTGAGCGATGTGTCCACCCCCGTCGACATCCGAGTCCCCGCTGAGACCCTGGACCAGGTCAAAGAGTATCTGGACTCCTGGGAAATCGGCTTTGAGACCATGATTGAGGATCTGCAG gCCATGCTGgatgaggagcaggaggagatggAGTCCGCTGCTCGTTTTGGTGAAGCCAGGAACACCGACAGCTTCGACTACGCCAGATACCACCCCATCTCTGAT CTGTACAATTTCCAGGACATGTTGGTCGCTGAGAACCCAAACCTCGTCAGCAAGATCGTGATCGGACAGAGCTACGAGGGACGTCCTCTCAACGTGCTCAAG ttcagCACCGGAGGAACCAACCGCCCGGCCATCTGGATCGACACCGGGATCCACTCCAGAGAATGGGTCACTCAGGCCAGCGGCACCTGGTTCGCCAAGAAG atTGTGGAGGATTACGGAAAGGAACCCGTCCTCACCTCCATCCTGAACAAAATGGACATCCTCCTGGAGATCGTCACCAACCCCGACGGATACGCCTACACCCACTCCTCT AACCGCATGTGGCGTAAGACCAGGAAGCCCAACCCCGGCTCCAGCTGTGTGGGAGTTGACCCCAACAGGAACTGGGATGCTGGATTTGGAG GTCCCGGGGCCAGCGCCAATCCCTGCTCTGAGACTTACCGTGGTCCCAGCGCTCACTCTGAGTCCGAGGTGAAGGCCATCGTGGATTACGTCCAGAAACACGGAAACATCAAAGAGTTTATCTCCATCCACGCCTACTCCCAGATGCTCATGTACCCCTACGGATACACCTATACCCCTGTGAAGGACCAGGCCGAGCTG CACGCTCTGGCTGAGAAGGCTGTCTCCGCTCTGACCGCCGTCTATGGAACCAGGTACCGCTACGGCAGCATCATCAACGTCATCT ACCAAGCGAGCGGCGGCACCATCGACTGGACCTATAACCAGGGCATTAAGTACTCGTACACGTTTGAGCTGAGAGACACCGGCAGGTACGGCTTCATCCTCCCGGCCAATCAGATCATCCCCACGGCCGTGGAGACCTGGGAGGCTCTGCTCGTCCTCATGAGCCACGCCAAAAACAACTCCTGA
- the cep41 gene encoding centrosomal protein of 41 kDa, with amino-acid sequence MSLKQGIGSAEYLVKRVPKNVKYQHIKSKLDTGCSLTKYMEKVEYMKSNYRYKKDEIFKRLKVTTFAQLILQVASVSEHNLSLSECELNTPEDALSVASEELESLTVRSAERQDARDIHTARSTLLSVINGTGELSVEQSPDPESSLDSDRPYPDCPYLLLDVRHRDQYDSCHIISAHSFPATFLHRTMNPYTKEVLEYKNAPGKIIIVYDEDEHIASQAATIMCQRGFENLFMLSGGLKVLSQKFPGSLVSGPLPPVCVSSSDSVRGRRVSPPSGHTRAEQRWRFTADELNHLTVQLEEVLLPSNNSSRMSSRISSVSSQSARSRQSSSSCSSRPWR; translated from the exons ATGTCGTTGAAGCAGGGGATTGGCAGCGCCGAG TATTTGGTGAAAAGAGTCCCAAAGAATGTCAAGTATCAGCACATCAAATCCAAACTGGACACAG GATGCAGTTTGACAAAGTACATGGAGAAAGTGGAGTACATGAAGAGCA ATTACAGATACAAAAAAGATGAGATATTTAAGCGGTTAAAAGTGACAACATTTGCACAACTG ATTCTACAAGTGGCCTCTGTTTCAGAACATAACTTAAGTCTGAGTGAATGTGAACTGAACACACCAGAAG ATGCCTTGTCAGTGGCGTCAGAGGAGCTGGAGTCTCTCACAGTTCGATCTGCAGAGAGACAGGACGCAAGGGACATCCACACAGCACGCTCCACTCTGCTCAG TGTGATCAATGGAACGGGGGAGCTGAGTGTGGAACAGAGTCCTGATCCAGAATCCAGTCTGGACTCTGACAGACCATACCCAGACTGTCCCTATCTGCTGCTGGACGTGAGGCACAGAGATCAGTACGACTCCTGTCACATCATCAGCG CTCACAGTTTCCCTGCCACGTTTCTGCATCGGACCATGAACCCCTACACCAAAGAAGTGCTGGAATAT AAAAACGCTCCTGGTAAAATCATTATAGTTTACGACGAAGACGAGCATATCGCCAGCCAAGCCGCCACCATCATGTGTCAGAGGGGCTTCGAGAACCTCTTCATGTTATCTGGAG GTCTAAAGGTGTTGTCCCAGAAGTTCCCcgggtccctggtctctggccctctccctcctgtctgcGTCTCTTCTTCAGACTCTGTGAGGGGCAGGAGAGTATCGCCCCCCTCTGGTCACACACGGGCGGAGCAGCGCTGGAGGTTCACCGCAGATGAACTCAACCACCTCACAGTCCAGCTGGAGGAGGTGTTATTGCCCAGCAACAACTCGA GTCGGATGTCCAGCCGTATCTCCTCTGTCAGTTCTCAGAGTGCTCGCAGTCGCCagagctcctcctcctgcagcagtCGACCATGGAGATGA